A window of the Aquimarina spinulae genome harbors these coding sequences:
- a CDS encoding porin family protein, with product MKNVFIFFMLFTSCAILAQEKRVTFGVKGGLNYGDNGKIEITDVTRTTADDRVGYHLGVFLRGKLTDNIYLKPELQYTVNNSSYKLVNTELDYTIKKLDLPILLGISVLGPIHIFGGPALQYIVETDLEDVRLGDVKNEFTVGVQFGAGVQFGRLTADIRYERGLSKNTAESIDKSIRVDSRPNQLIIGLSLDL from the coding sequence ATGAAAAATGTATTTATTTTTTTTATGCTATTTACTTCTTGTGCCATACTTGCTCAGGAAAAAAGAGTAACTTTTGGAGTAAAAGGAGGGCTTAATTATGGAGATAATGGTAAAATTGAAATTACCGATGTTACAAGAACAACAGCAGATGATCGGGTTGGGTATCACCTAGGGGTGTTTTTAAGAGGAAAACTAACTGATAATATTTATCTCAAACCAGAATTACAATACACTGTGAACAACAGTTCCTACAAGCTTGTGAATACAGAGCTTGATTACACTATAAAAAAGTTAGATCTACCCATTCTTTTAGGAATTTCTGTTTTGGGGCCAATACATATTTTTGGAGGCCCTGCATTACAGTATATTGTAGAAACAGACCTAGAGGATGTACGACTTGGTGATGTTAAAAATGAGTTTACTGTTGGGGTACAATTTGGAGCAGGCGTACAATTTGGCAGACTTACAGCAGATATACGCTATGAACGTGGGCTTAGTAAAAATACTGCAGAATCAATAGATAAGAGTATACGAGTAGATTCTAGACCGAATCAGCTCATTATAGGCCTTTCTCTGGACTTATAG